One genomic window of Fusarium fujikuroi IMI 58289 draft genome, chromosome FFUJ_chr01 includes the following:
- a CDS encoding related to alpha/beta superfamily hydrolase, with the protein MPPLVFTGLFVALWSWKCLMMVLFQNTIIYNPFLPPNSRSLTIEEFSRDCGRVKWREERIKSLDGTEIALCVADVPPVSQVSAGEAKHPVYILYFQGNASSLPPRLPDLSWIIRRAHGNEPSVNYTLVCLSYRGYWTSHDRPSESGINLDSQAALKWIAQLHESRPENADQENPTVLLWGQSIGCGFATNLAAQGQFPPGIKLNGLILETPFTNVRAMLQALYPQKWLPYQYLWPFLRNHLDSWTNLGMIAKRFTDTPPGIYIVEAGKDELVPANHGEELLQRCQQVGLPVERQKVRGALHNEAMVRVSGKQALAQSISTAATRAREQDSLGKGGDVNNAGKGLT; encoded by the exons ATGCCGCCGCTGGTGTTTACTGGTTTGTTTGTGGCTTTGTGGAGTTGGAAGTGTTTGATGATGGTTCTGTTCCAGAATACCATCATCTATAATCCGTTCTTACCACCCAATTCTCGGAGCTTAACCATTGAGGAGTTCTCCCGCGATTGTGGGCGTGTGAAATGGAGGGAAGAGAGAATTAAGTCCTTGGACGGAACAGAGATTGCCTTGTGTGTAGCAGATGTTCCCCCAGTATCTCAAGTGAGTGCTGGTGAAGCAAAACACCCAGTTTACATCCTCTACTTTCAAG GGAATGCATCGTCGTTGCCGCCTAGATTACCTGATCTGTCTTGGATCATACGGCGAGCACATGGTAATGAGCCCTCAGTCAACTACACACTGGTTTGTCTGAGTTATCGAGGCTATTGGACATCTCATGATAGACCATCGGAGTCAGGAATCAATCTTGATTCACAAGCAGCACTAAAATGGATAGCCCAATTACACGAAAGTAGACCAGAAAATGCTGATCAAGAGAATCCAACAGTCCTACTCTGGGGACAGAGCATTGGCTGTGGCTTTGCAACTAATCTAGCAGCCCAAGGCCAATTCCCACCAGGTATAAAACTTAACGGTCTTATTCTGGAAACACCCTTTACAAACGTCCGAGCAATGCTCCAAGCATTGTATCCACAGAAGTGGCTTCCATACCAATATCTCTGGCCATTTCTCCGAAACCACCTGGACAGCTGGACCAACCTCGGCATGATAGCCAAGAGATTCACAGATACGCCACCGGGGATATACATAGTGGAAGCCGGAAAAGATGAGCTTGTACCTGCCAATCACGGCGAGGAACTGCTTCAGCGATGCCAACAGGTTGGACTCCCAGTGGAGCGCCAGAAGGTTCGCGGGGCACTTCACAATGAAGCCATGGTGAGAGTCTCGGGCAAACAAGCACTTGCGCAGTCCATCTCAACGGCTGCAACACGGGCACGGGAACAGGACTCGTTAGGAAAAGGAGGAGACGTGAACAATGCAGGGAAGGGTTTGACTTGA
- a CDS encoding probable D-xylose reductase, which yields MVNVPNIKLNSGFDMPQIGFGLWKVDDNCADVVYEAIKAGYRLLDGACDYGNEKACGEGVARAIKDGIVKREELFIVSKLWQTYHDKENVEPITRKQLADWQIDYFDLFLIHFPVALEYVDPKVRYPPGWHYDDAGTEIRWSKATNEETWGAMEGLVEKGLAKSIGISNFQAQSIYDLLKYAKIRPATLQVELHPYHQQTELVRLAKAEGIALTAYSSFGPAGFMELDMDIAKSASPLMQHEVFTGLASKYNKTAAQVLLRWATQQGLAVIPKSTTPEYMAQNFGCVGWDIDEEDMKRIARMNLNLKFNKPTNYFPTEKLWIFA from the exons ATGGTCAACGTCcccaacatcaagctcaacagcgGTTTCGACATGCCCCAGATTGGCTTCGGCCTCTGGAAGGTTGACGACAACTGCGCTGATGTTGTCTACGAGGCCATCAAGGCTGGATACCGTCTTCTCGACGGTGCTTGCG ATTACGGAAATGAGAAGGCTTGCGGTGAGGGTGTCGCCCGCGCTATCAAGGATGGTATCGTGAAGCGTGAGGagctcttcatcgtctccaAGCTCTGGCAGACCTACCACGACAAGGAGAACGTCGAGCCCATCACCCGCAAACAGCTCGCCGACTGGCAGATCGACTACTTtgacctcttcctcatccactTCCCCGTCGCCCTCGAGTACGTCGACCCCAAGGTCCGCTACCCCCCTGGCTGGCACTACGACGACGCCGGCACCGAGATCCGATGGAGCAAGGCCACCAACGAGGAGACCTGGGGCGCCATGGAGGGCCTCGTTGAGAAGGGTCTTGCCAAGTCCATTGGTATCTCCAACTTCCAGGCTCAGTCCATCTACGATCTCCTCAAGTACGCCAAGATCCGACCTGCCACCCTCCAGGTCGAGCTTCACCCCTACCACCAGCAGACCGAGCTTGTCCGCCTCGCCAAGGCCGAGGGCATTGCTCTGACTGCCTACTCTTCTTTCGGCCCTGCTGGCTTCATGGAGCTCGACATGGACATTGCCAAGTCTGCTTCCCCTCTCATGCAGCACGAGGTCTTCACTGGCCTCGCCAGCAAGTACAACAAGACAGCCGCCCAGGTCCTCCTCCGATGGGCCACACAGCAAGGTCTTGCTGTCATCCCCAAGAGCACCACACCCGAGTACATGGCCCAGAACTTCGGCTGTGTCGGCTGGGacattgatgaggaggacatGAAGCGCATTGCCAGAATGAACCTAAACCTCAAGTTCAACAAGCCCACCAAC TACTTCCCTACTGAGAAGCTCTGGATCTTCGCTTAA
- a CDS encoding related to plasma membrane phosphatase required for sodium stress response, with the protein MSDKLQSNPNDEIQPQANSADAEMSNKGQLSSEGGASSKKGRGLLKVPSRSSSQRNQSSPTSTGLSGATVSDPRNSIGSRSKDSKGSLRARRRNGSTSSNRTGGETEPTNTAANTQPNSPVAPAQKKKSRGGLLAFLGCCGTPEGPAGNEDNNENVHKLDVLPPRPTSARSRTNTPQEQPRPASQREPQTTVSAPEPKDEATSSGSANNETTATEQANRESKQSIPPAVTVEPPKPTPTEEEPKVADKAANDGDVNMQDAATEEPDEAPLAPAVEAPTQRTIPPPPPPPGPGPAVVAPSQFTDAGPSAPEPQKWLLPPIAPEHKGRKCLVLDLDETLVHSSFKILHQADFTIPVEIEGNYHNVYVIKRPGVDEFMKRVGELYEVVVFTASVSKYGDPLLDQLDIHKVVHHRLFRESCYNHQGNYVKDLSQVGRDLKDTIIIDNSPTSYIFHPQHAVPISSWFSDAHDNELLDLIPVLEDLAGPNVADVSLVLDVTL; encoded by the exons ATGTCAGACAAGCTACAATCAAACCCGAACGACGAAATTCAGCCCCAGGCGAACTCTGCCGATGCTGAAATGTCTAACAAGGGTCAATTATCATCAGAAGGGGGAGCGAGCTCCAAGAAAGGTCGTGGTCTCCTCAAGGTCccatcaagatcatcatcacagcGGAACCAATCGTCACCAACATCTACGGGGTTGAGTGGGGCTACAGTCAGCGATCCCCGGAACAGCATCGGCAGTCGATCGAAAGACTCCAAAGGTAGCCTCCGTGCGCGACGACGGAACGGAAGCACTTCAAGCAACAGGACAGGCGGCGAGACTGAACCCACAAACACTGCTGCAAACACTCAGCCAAACTCTCCTGTTGCCCccgcccagaagaagaagagccgTGGTGGCCTGTTGGCTTTTCTTGGATGTTGTGGTACCCCCGAGGGCCCAGCTGGAAACGAAGATAACAACGAGAACGTGCACAAGCTTGACGTCCTACCTCCGCGCCCAACTTCCGCAAGGTCGCGAACCAACACTCCCCAGGAACAGCCCAGGCCAGCCTCCCAGAGAGAACCTCAAACAACCGTATCTGCACCAGAGCCAAAGGACGAGGCTACCTCGTCAGGCTCAGCCAACAACGAAACCACAGCGACAGAGCAAGCCAACAGGGAATCGAAGCAATCGATTCCTCCTGCAGTTACAGTGGAGCCCCCCAAGCCGACACCCACAGAAGAGGAGCCAAAGGTGGCAGACAAGGCGGCTAATGACGGTGATGTGAACATGCAAGATGCTGCCACTGAAGAGCCAGACGAGGCACCATTGGCCCCTGCAGTCGAAGCCCCAACTCAAAGGACGATACCACCTCCTCCCCCACCCCCAGGTCCTGGTCCAGCTGTCGTAGCACCCAGCCAATTCACAGACGCTGGCCCATCAGCACCTGAACCTCAGAAGTGGTTATTGCCTCCCATTGCACCGGAGCACAAGGGCCGAAAGTGTCTTgttctcgaccttgatgagactcTTGTCCACAGTTCTTTCAAG ATCTTACATCAGGCCGATTTCACAATCCCTGTCGAGATTGAGGGCAACTACCACAATGTCTACGTGATCAAGCGACCCGGTGTCGACGAATTCATGAAGCGAGTCGGTGAGCTCTACGAAGTTGTTGTCTTTACAGCATCTGTTTCCAAG TATGGAGACCCGTTATTGGACCAGCTCGACATTCACAAGGTCGTTCATCATAGACTATTCCGTGAGAGTTGCTACAACCATCAAGGAAACTATGTCAAGGACCTGTCCCAAGTCGGACGTGACCTAAAGGATaccatcatcattgacaaCTCGCCCACCTCATACATCTTCCACCCACAGCACGCCGTCCCCATCAGCAGTTGGTTCTCTGATGCGCACGACAACGAGCTACTAGACCTGATACCCGTTCTCGAAGACTTGGCAGGCCCCAACGTGGCCGACGTCAGCCTTGTCCTCGACGTCACTCTCTGA
- a CDS encoding related to peroxisomal ABC transporter 1, whose translation MAAQSTLRHTAAEEQLAAFLDKWTGKIKTRLRGTTRTTRLLATLALAISIILGGVGGRRWWKNRRHEREQGRKLVRTNSWLHNKDGSRTIYVPYKDGTSKVVINTTKPLTFDAHRRLFLNPPRVSGLREGTVPAAQTKPGLNIAFLHQFLSLMSIMIPRWSSKEAGLLVSHGVFLMLRTYLSLVVARLDGEIVRDLVAGNGKAFLWGILKWCGLGGFASYTNAMIKFLESKVSIAFRTRLTRYIHDLYLNDNLNYYKLSNLDGGVGQSADQFITQDLTLFCAAAANIYSSLGKPFVDLCVFNYQLYRSLGPLALTGLMSNYFLTASILRRLSPPFGKLKAVEGRKEGDFRSLHARLIANAEEVAFYGGADTEKTFLNREFKSLKTWMEGIYMLKIRYNILEDFILKYSWSAYGYLLASLPVFLPQWGGVGGRAEMVENGVRGGRERNRMKDFITNKRLMLSLADAGGRMMYSIKDLSELAGYTSRVYTLISTLHRVHADAYHVRAGQSELYSLSDVSGTIQKGFDGVRFEHVPVVAPGLWPQGGEELLESLSIIVRRGEHLLISGPNGVGKTAIARILAGLWPVYRGLVSRPKDIGQDGIMFLPQRPYLSPGTLRDQVIYPDGHVDMKEKRKSEDDLKSVLDAARLGYLPDREGGWDTRKEWKDVLSGGEKQRMGFARVLYHEPQYAIVDEGTSAVSSDVEGLLYETCKERGITLITISTRASLKKYHTYNLVLGMGDQGDEWEFERIGTEREKMQVEKELQDLRERLEQVDEWKKRRDEIETELAAVWTDQGEVLEAPTYAEKAAEGQE comes from the exons ATGGCCGCGCAATCAACGCTGCGGCATACTGCTGCCGAGGAGCAGCTAGCCGCCTTCCTTGACAAATGGACTGGCAAGATAAAGACAAGGTTGCGCGGAACGACTCGCACGACTCGTCTACTCGCGACATTGGCCCTTGCTATTTCAATTATCCTCGGAGGAGTCGGCGGGCGTCGATGGTGGAAGAATCGACGGCATGAGCGTGAACAGGGACGGAAACTTGTGCGCACAAACTCCTGGCTTCACAATAAGGACGGTTCGCGTACTATTTACGTTCCATACAAGGATGGCACATCAAAGGTGGTGATCAACACAACCAAGCCGCTCACTTTCGACGCCCATCGCCGTTTGTTTTTGAACCCTCCTCGGGTATCTGGACTCCGGGAGGGAACTGTGCCAGCAGCGCAAACAAAACCAGGCCTCAATATTGCCTTCTTGCACCAATTCCTCAGTTTGATGAGCATCATGATCCCCAGATGGTCTAGCAAGGAAGCTGGACTACTTGTCAGTCATGGCGTATTCTTGATGCTAAGGACATATCTCTCACTTGTTGTCGCCCGTCTGGATGGTGAGATTGTACGTGATTTGGTGGCTGGAAACGGAAAGGCGTTCCTTTGGGGTATTCTCAAG TGGTGCGGTCTTGGAGGGTTTGCTTCATATACGAATGCCATGATTAAGTTCCTGGAGTCGAAGGTTTCCATTGCCTTCCGTACGCGACTTACACGCTACATCCATGACCTTTACCTTAACGATAACCTCAACTACTACAAGCTGTCTAACCTCGACGGTGGCGTTGGCCAAAGTGCTGATCAGTTCATCACTCAAGATCTGACTCTGTTCTGTGCGGCTGCAGCCAACATCTACTCATCGCTCGGCAAACCTTTCGTCGACCTGTGCGTCTTCAATTACCAGCTTTACCGATCTCTGGGACCTCTTGCTCTCACTGGCCTAATGAGCAACTACTTCTTGACTGCCAGCATCCTCCGAAGACTCTCACCTCCGTTTGGCAAGCTAAAGGCAGTCGAAGGCCGAAAAGAGGGTGACTTCCGAAGTTTACATGCCCGCTTGATTGCTAACGCTGAAGAGGTTGCATTTTATGGCGGTGCAGACACCGAGAAGACATTCTTGAACCGCGAGTTTAAGTCATTAAAGACTTGGATGGAGGGTATTTACATGCTGAAGATTCGCTACAACATTTTGGAAgacttcatcctcaaatATAGTTGGAGTGCTTACGGATATTTGCTGGCCTCGCTTCCCGTCTTCCTGCCACAGTGGGGTGGCGTTGGTGGCCGAGCTGAGATGGTTGAGAATGGTGTACGAGGAGGTCGAGAGCGCAACCGCATGAAGGATTTTATCACCAACAAGAGGCTTATGCTCTCACTTGCCGATGCAGGTGGTCGTATGATGTACTCTATTAAGGACCTTTCGGAACTGGCAGGCTATACTAGCCGTGTGTACACACTCATCTCGACATTGCACCGGGTACATGCCGATGCTTACCACGTTCGGGCCGGCCAAAGCGAACTCTACTCATTGTCAGATGTTTCAGGAACAATCCAGAAAGGATTTGACGGTGTTAGATTCGAGCATGTCCCAGTTGTGGCTCCTGGTCTGTGGCCTCAGGGAGGCGAGGAGTTGCTCGAGTCATTGTCCATCATCGTGCGAAGAGGTGAACATCTATTG ATTTCTGGACCAAATGGCGTGGGTAAAACCGCTATTGCAAGAATCCTCGCCGGCTTATGGCCAGTCTACCGAGGCCTAGTCAGTCGCCCCAAGGATATCGGCCAGGATGGCATTATGTTCCTCCCCCAGCGACCGTACCTGAGCCCCGGAACACTCCGTGATCAAGTCATCTATCCGGATGGTCATGTGGAtatgaaggagaagcgcAAGTCCGAGGATGACCTCAAAAGCGTCTTGGACGCTGCGCGACTCGGATACCTCCCTGACAGAGAGGGTGGATGGGATACGCGAAAGGAATGGAAGGATGTTCTCAGTGGAGGCGAGAAGCAGCGCATGGGTTTTGCCCGTGTACTCTACCACGAGCCCCAATATGCGATTGTGGATGAGGGCACCAGCGCTGTTTCGAGCGATGTAGAAGGCCTGTTATACGAAACATGCAAGGAGAGAGGCATCA cactcatcaccatctcaacACGCGCATCCCTCAAGAAGTATCACACATACAACCTGGTCCTTGGTATGGGCGACCAGGGAGATGAGTGGGAATTTGAGCGAATAGGCACTGAGCGTGAGAAGATGCAGGTCGAGAAGGAGTTGCAAGACCTCCGTGAGCGACTGGAGCAAGTCGACGAGTGGAAGAAGCGCCGAGATGAGATCGAGACTGAGCTGGCAGCAGTCTGGACAGACCAGGGCGAGGTGCTAGAGGCTCCGACATATGCAGAGAAAGCAGCCGAGGGCCAGGAGTAA
- a CDS encoding probable regulatory subunit of protein phosphatase-1 yields MSGSDKENDGHAHIQVPSDSDKPSPRPDGESSPGLRNSKGWDGKLRMPKSASMTNPEALTDSDYSDDENVMKGEQIDADEDLLDDEDPETDEIMCSHSRIASISSLRLERFKNVSRICLRQNSIEQIDGLSALAESLEDLDLYDNLISHIRGLDELTNLTSLDLSFNKIKHIKHINHLTKLKELYLVANKIGKIEGLEGLDKLTSLELGSNRIREIKNLDSLKAIEELWLAKNKITELTGLGGLPNLRLLSIQSNRISDLSPLKDVPTLEELYISHNMLESLEGLEHNPKLHVLDISNNKITSIKGLESLAELEELWASYNLINDYKEVAKYLADKKELTTVYFEGNPLQLQEPVAYRNRIRMTLPQVKQIDATFVRT; encoded by the exons ATGTCTGGATCTGATAAAGAAAACGACGGACATGCGCACATCCAAGTCCCCAGTGACAGCGACAAGCCTTCACCGCGCCCAGATGGCGAGTCAAGCCCTGGCCTCAGGAACAGCAAGGGTTGGGATGGCAAGCTTCGCATGCCAAAGTCGGCTTCCATGACAAACCCAGAGGCTCTCACCGATTCTGACTACTCTGACGATGAGAATGTCATGAAGGGAGAACAGATCGACGCTGATGAGG ATCTcctcgatgacgaagatCCCGAGACGGACGAAATTATGTGCTCGCACTCTCGAATCGCCTCGATTTCCTCTCTACGCCTCGAACGCTTCAAGAACGTTTCCCGTATCTGCCTCCGCCAAAACAGCATCGAGCAGATCGACGGCCTGTCCGCCCTAGCCGAGTCCCTCGAAGACCTTGACCTCTACGACAACCTCATTTCGCACATTCGCGGCCTCGACGAGTTAACAAACCTTACAAGCCTTGATCTAAGCTTCAACAAAATCAAGCATATCAAGCACATTAACCACTTGACAAAACTCAAGGAACTGTACCTTGTCGCCAACAAGATTGGTAAAATCGAGGGGCTGGAGGGGCTGGATAAGTTGACATCTCTTGAGCTGGGATCGAACCGCATTCGCGaaatcaagaacctcgattCTCTGAAGGCAATTGAAGAGCTTTGgttggccaagaacaagattaCTGAGCTcactggtcttggtggtttGCCCAATCTTCGACTACTGAGCATTCAGTCCAACCGTATAAGCGATTTGTCACCACTCAAGGACGTCCCTACGCTTGAGGAGCTATATATCTCACACAACATGCTGGAATCTCTAGAGGGCCTGGAGCATAACCCCAAGCTACATGTGCTGGATATCTCAAACAACAAGATCACCAgcatcaagggtcttgagtCACTCGCTGAGCTGGAAGAGTTGTGGGCCAGCTATAATCTCATCAACGATTATAAGGAGGTTGCCAAATACCTTGCCGATAAGAAAGAATTGACGACGGTGTATTTTGAAGGAAACCCGCTGCAACTGCAGGAACCTGTGGCATATAGGAACAGGATCCGAATGACGTTGCCGCAGGTCAAACAGATTGATGCCA CATTTGTTCGAACATGA
- a CDS encoding probable translocon subunit, which translates to MSSPRPSSPVNGGAAASGANIGRPSSPAIPGGPRTAIRRRAAADQKEKIANARPSSTRAAGAGGSSSTMLRLYTDESPGLKVDPVVVLVLSLVFIFSVVALHSTSPLDPLSLQFYRQDYPKVLQLNCTTTKGKLDGKRGR; encoded by the exons ATG TCTtctcctcgtccttcttctcccgtCAACGGCGGCGCTGCTGCGAGCGGTGCCAACATCGGCCGTCCCTCATCGCCTGCTATTCCTGGTGGTCCCCGTACTGCTATCCGACGACGCGCTGCTGCCGaccagaaggagaagattgccAATGCTCGACCAAGCAGCACTCGCGCCGCTGGCGCCGGTGGTTCCAGCAGCACCATGCTGC GACTTTACACCGATGAGTCGCCCGGCCTGAAGGTCGACCCTGTCGTCGTTCTCGTCCTGTCCcttgtcttcatcttcagcgtTGTTGCTCTTCACAGTACTTCGCCCCTCGATCCCTTGTCGCTACAATT TTATCGCCAAGATTACCCGAAAGTTCTCCAGCTAAATTGCACGACGACCAAGGGGAAACTCGATGGGAAGAGGGGGAGGTGA